One window of the Methanomassiliicoccaceae archaeon DOK genome contains the following:
- a CDS encoding flavodoxin family protein, which yields MKVIGINGSPRKKWNTATLVQDALDGAAETGAETELFNLYDLDFRGCTSCFACKRIGLEEHGCAMRDGLTPGLDAIDGANALVVGSPIYFNGLSAMTDAFLERLLFPRVSYGNGPSFCEHPVRMAYVYTMNVTEEQLAHYGIDINRFRRFTRRLTGSEPLELYCYNTWQYPDYERYEHQIFDMESKRVQRDEVFPRDREAARDLGRRLANGMV from the coding sequence ATGAAGGTCATAGGGATCAACGGAAGCCCCAGGAAGAAGTGGAACACCGCCACGCTGGTGCAGGACGCATTGGACGGAGCCGCAGAGACGGGCGCGGAGACGGAGCTGTTCAACCTCTACGACCTGGACTTCAGGGGTTGCACCAGCTGCTTCGCATGCAAGCGCATAGGTCTGGAGGAGCACGGATGCGCCATGAGGGACGGTCTCACCCCGGGCCTCGACGCAATCGACGGCGCGAATGCGCTCGTCGTCGGATCTCCGATCTACTTCAACGGCCTGTCCGCCATGACGGACGCGTTCCTGGAGAGGCTGTTGTTCCCCCGTGTCTCCTACGGCAACGGGCCGTCGTTCTGCGAGCACCCTGTGCGCATGGCGTACGTCTACACCATGAACGTCACGGAGGAGCAGCTGGCGCACTACGGCATAGACATCAACCGCTTCAGGCGCTTCACCAGGAGGCTGACGGGCAGCGAGCCCCTGGAGCTGTACTGCTACAACACGTGGCAGTACCCCGACTACGAGAGGTACGAGCATCAGATATTCGACATGGAGTCGAAGCGCGTCCAGAGGGACGAGGTGTTCCCGAGGGACCGCGAGGCGGCGAGGGATCTCGGCCGGAGACTGGCCAATGGGATGGTCTGA
- a CDS encoding UvrD-helicase domain-containing protein, with protein sequence MVGAGPVMVVREHPLDPQQLAAVMDDADTQLVIAAAGTGKTTTLVGKVRHLVDTGVDPKGILLISLTNNTVADLRASIDSEFGGGFPGDVMTIHALGNRILRRRSCVGKDRTRLLGRIMYDTAEVDRRFARALLLYVEGLRTVGYSDVSLCGISIRNRGLRNFADALFECGIRCTYERPVVTDRETKPASVHAEDGKGHRFTVYSDDDVVRKAAKEPREAWEHMERHGFQCERLNPNDLAAEVINAWGDRLPEAMGALISRCKSTGTTIGDLRRANGRNDTKTRPRVEEKLSLLDRVWDEYNMLCMQGDMADYDDMVIQATESVRAGGPYGRRYTHVLVDEYQDVSPTLVGLLRAIRDRTGFRLFCVGDDWQSIYSFSGGDVWQFYDFERIWEGYGTVSVSRIETTYRCPQTIVDLSGRFVSANPMQQRKEVRGVRDPPFRPAQLLPVNSDRDIPRAIANRLDFIDPGESVFIIGRTRADVYALGYGSGQFSFSLGDRSQSGSVDIVYRRWDEDSGDWRDVRPVRFLTAHSSKGLEADNVFILADRDRGGFPNTVSDELSDLFATRDEGIPLAEERRVFYVAMTRARRRLFIVNRTDEDHYAQSARSPFVTELLGQSPVLSRSTPFCPECFGPVRIVEHDGRRFYGCCDYPNCRGVRRFDGI encoded by the coding sequence ATGGTCGGAGCAGGTCCAGTCATGGTGGTGAGGGAGCACCCCCTCGACCCGCAGCAGCTGGCCGCCGTCATGGATGACGCGGACACCCAGCTGGTCATCGCGGCCGCGGGCACCGGGAAGACCACAACGCTCGTCGGGAAGGTCAGGCACCTGGTCGACACAGGCGTCGATCCGAAGGGCATCCTGCTCATCTCGCTGACGAACAACACCGTCGCGGACCTCCGCGCCTCCATCGACTCGGAGTTCGGCGGCGGCTTCCCCGGCGACGTGATGACCATCCACGCCCTTGGCAACAGGATCCTCCGCAGGAGGTCCTGCGTCGGCAAGGACAGGACCAGGCTCCTCGGCAGGATCATGTACGACACGGCCGAGGTCGACCGCAGGTTCGCGAGGGCGCTTCTTCTCTACGTCGAGGGGCTCCGCACCGTCGGGTACTCCGACGTGTCGCTCTGCGGCATCAGCATCAGGAACCGCGGCCTGAGGAACTTCGCCGACGCCCTCTTCGAGTGCGGCATCCGCTGCACGTACGAGAGGCCGGTCGTGACCGACAGGGAGACGAAGCCCGCCTCCGTCCACGCCGAGGACGGGAAGGGCCACAGGTTCACCGTCTACTCCGACGACGACGTGGTGAGGAAGGCAGCCAAGGAGCCCCGCGAGGCGTGGGAGCACATGGAGCGCCACGGGTTCCAGTGCGAGAGGCTGAACCCGAACGACCTGGCGGCCGAGGTCATCAACGCGTGGGGCGACAGGCTCCCAGAGGCCATGGGGGCGCTGATCTCCAGGTGCAAGTCAACCGGGACCACCATCGGCGACCTCAGGAGGGCCAACGGTCGCAACGACACCAAGACCCGCCCCCGCGTGGAGGAGAAGCTGTCCCTCCTGGACAGGGTCTGGGACGAGTACAACATGCTCTGCATGCAGGGTGACATGGCGGACTACGACGATATGGTCATCCAGGCCACGGAGTCCGTCCGCGCCGGAGGGCCCTACGGGAGGAGGTACACGCACGTCCTGGTGGACGAGTACCAGGACGTCTCGCCGACGCTGGTCGGCCTGCTGAGGGCGATCAGGGACAGGACGGGGTTCAGGCTCTTCTGCGTCGGGGACGACTGGCAGAGCATCTACTCATTCAGCGGCGGGGACGTGTGGCAGTTCTACGACTTCGAGAGGATCTGGGAAGGGTACGGGACGGTGTCCGTGTCCAGGATAGAGACCACCTACCGCTGCCCGCAGACCATCGTCGACCTCTCCGGGAGGTTCGTGTCGGCGAACCCCATGCAGCAGAGGAAGGAGGTCAGGGGGGTGAGGGACCCGCCGTTCAGGCCGGCGCAGCTGCTGCCGGTGAACTCGGACAGGGACATCCCCAGGGCGATCGCCAACCGCCTGGACTTCATCGATCCCGGGGAGTCGGTCTTCATCATCGGCAGGACCAGGGCGGACGTGTACGCCCTCGGATACGGGAGCGGGCAGTTCTCATTCAGCCTCGGGGACAGGTCCCAGTCGGGATCTGTGGACATCGTCTACCGCAGGTGGGACGAGGACTCCGGCGACTGGAGGGACGTGAGGCCGGTGAGGTTTCTCACGGCGCACTCGTCCAAGGGGCTCGAGGCCGACAACGTGTTCATACTGGCCGACAGGGACCGCGGCGGGTTCCCCAACACGGTCTCCGACGAGCTCTCGGACCTGTTCGCGACCAGGGACGAGGGGATACCGCTGGCCGAGGAGAGGAGGGTCTTCTACGTGGCGATGACCAGGGCCAGGAGGAGACTGTTCATCGTCAACCGCACGGACGAGGACCACTACGCCCAGTCCGCCAGGTCGCCGTTCGTCACCGAGCTGCTGGGCCAGAGCCCGGTGCTGTCCAGGTCCACGCCTTTCTGCCCCGAGTGCTTCGGACCGGTCAGGATCGTGGAGCACGACGGCAGGAGGTTCTACGGCTGCTGCGACTACCCGAACTGCAGGGGCGTCAGGCGGTTCGACGGTATCTAA
- the larC gene encoding nickel pincer cofactor biosynthesis protein LarC, whose product MDGRTLYFECYSGISGDMAVAAMLDLGADREALDRALSSLDLTGFRTEVTRVSKSGLDVCDFNVILDEDNHDHDADYLYGHSHSHAHGEEHHVHEEMEHPHHHVHRGLPEILAIIDGADMTENAKSVSRRIFKIIGEAEAKAHGVPIEQVHFHEVGAVDSIVDVVSLGVCIDSLGVADVCFSELYEGTGCIRCQHGVIPVPAPAVVNIAGACGLALRITDSKGEYVTPTGAAFAAAVRTRGVPRSFTIDRIGMGAGKRESERSGILRAMLITPAPETDTIVKLECNVDDCTGEALGFAAGRLMREGARDAHYTPVFMKKGRPAYMLSVICSESDRERMERVIFEETSTVGIRRAVMDRTVMDRRIEDVDTPLGRVQVKFCTVDGIEKAHPEYESLAAICRERGIPYRDAYEIVVSSLRSHR is encoded by the coding sequence ATGGACGGAAGGACGCTCTACTTCGAATGCTACTCAGGTATAAGCGGCGATATGGCCGTGGCGGCGATGCTCGACCTCGGCGCCGACAGGGAGGCGCTGGACAGGGCCCTGTCGTCCCTCGACCTCACGGGGTTCAGGACCGAGGTCACGCGCGTCTCCAAGTCGGGACTGGACGTCTGCGACTTCAACGTGATCCTGGACGAGGACAACCACGACCATGACGCGGACTACCTGTACGGCCACAGCCACAGCCACGCCCACGGCGAGGAGCACCATGTCCACGAGGAGATGGAGCATCCGCACCACCACGTCCACAGAGGGCTGCCGGAGATACTGGCGATCATCGACGGCGCGGACATGACCGAGAACGCCAAGTCCGTGTCCAGGAGGATATTCAAAATCATCGGCGAGGCCGAGGCCAAGGCCCACGGCGTGCCGATCGAGCAGGTCCACTTCCACGAGGTCGGTGCGGTGGATTCCATCGTCGACGTCGTGTCGCTGGGGGTCTGCATCGACAGCCTCGGGGTCGCGGACGTGTGCTTCTCCGAGCTCTACGAGGGCACCGGATGCATAAGGTGCCAGCACGGCGTGATCCCGGTGCCGGCGCCGGCGGTCGTCAACATAGCCGGGGCCTGCGGGCTGGCGCTCAGGATCACGGACTCCAAGGGGGAGTACGTCACGCCCACGGGCGCCGCCTTCGCCGCCGCGGTCAGGACCCGCGGTGTTCCGAGGTCGTTCACCATAGACAGGATCGGGATGGGAGCAGGCAAGAGGGAGTCGGAGAGGTCCGGCATCCTGAGGGCCATGCTTATCACGCCCGCGCCGGAGACGGACACGATCGTCAAGCTGGAGTGCAACGTGGACGACTGCACGGGCGAGGCCCTGGGCTTCGCCGCGGGGAGGCTGATGCGCGAGGGGGCCAGGGACGCCCACTACACCCCGGTCTTCATGAAGAAGGGGCGTCCGGCGTACATGCTGTCCGTCATATGCTCCGAATCCGACAGGGAGCGCATGGAGAGGGTGATCTTCGAGGAGACCTCCACCGTCGGGATCCGCAGGGCGGTCATGGACCGCACCGTGATGGACCGCAGGATCGAGGATGTGGACACGCCGCTCGGCAGGGTGCAGGTGAAGTTCTGCACCGTGGACGGTATCGAGAAGGCCCATCCCGAGTACGAGTCCCTCGCTGCCATATGCAGGGAGAGGGGCATCCCGTACAGGGACGCTTACGAGATCGTCGTGTCCTCCCTGAGATCCCATCGGTGA
- a CDS encoding 4Fe-4S dicluster domain-containing protein, protein MTELGFGLMRLPLMDPEDPTSVDIPQLEAMVDAFLASGFDYFDTAYLYHRGMSERVVRKVLSERHPRGSFRIASKMPLMSISVPEDQERVFREQLDRCGVDRFDSYLVHNPCRGLYDTADRLGTFDFVRMLKEEGRVGRIGFSVHDDAEFLERLLEENDDYDFVQLQINYLDWESPTIQSRKCYEVARRHHKPIVVMEPVKGGALANVPDSVREMFDEAEPGSTPASWAMRFVAGLEGVETVLSGMSDMAQLEDNMRTMTDPRPLDAAGQETVRRAAGIIGGSTAIPCTSCGYCLEGCPMDIPISDYFQIYNSARMAPAKGLQPQRFYYLNRSKGHGRASDCTGCGKCEAACPQHLPVREGLRDVAGLLERLV, encoded by the coding sequence ATGACGGAACTAGGATTCGGACTGATGCGCCTGCCACTGATGGACCCGGAGGACCCCACCAGCGTGGACATCCCGCAGCTGGAGGCCATGGTGGACGCTTTCCTCGCATCCGGTTTCGACTACTTCGACACCGCCTACCTCTACCACAGGGGGATGAGCGAGAGGGTCGTGAGGAAGGTGCTCAGCGAGAGGCATCCACGCGGGAGCTTCCGCATAGCATCGAAGATGCCTCTGATGTCGATCAGCGTCCCGGAGGATCAAGAGAGGGTCTTCAGGGAGCAGCTGGACAGATGCGGCGTCGACCGCTTCGACAGCTACCTCGTGCACAACCCCTGCCGCGGGCTGTACGACACCGCCGACCGTCTCGGGACATTCGACTTCGTCAGGATGCTCAAGGAGGAGGGGAGGGTCGGCAGGATCGGCTTCTCGGTCCACGACGACGCCGAGTTCCTCGAGAGGCTGCTGGAGGAGAACGACGACTACGACTTCGTGCAGCTCCAGATAAACTACCTGGACTGGGAGAGCCCCACCATCCAGTCGAGGAAGTGCTACGAGGTCGCCAGGAGGCATCACAAGCCCATCGTGGTCATGGAGCCCGTGAAGGGAGGCGCGCTGGCGAACGTCCCCGACAGCGTCAGGGAGATGTTCGACGAGGCCGAACCCGGCTCGACCCCCGCGTCATGGGCGATGAGGTTCGTCGCCGGGCTGGAGGGCGTGGAGACCGTCCTCTCCGGGATGTCCGATATGGCGCAGCTTGAGGACAACATGCGCACCATGACCGACCCGAGGCCGCTGGACGCCGCTGGACAGGAAACGGTCCGCAGGGCGGCGGGGATCATCGGCGGATCCACTGCGATCCCGTGCACCTCGTGCGGGTACTGCCTCGAGGGCTGCCCGATGGACATCCCCATATCGGACTATTTCCAGATCTACAACAGTGCCAGGATGGCTCCTGCGAAGGGCCTTCAGCCTCAGAGGTTCTACTACCTGAACAGGTCCAAGGGCCATGGGAGGGCGTCCGACTGCACGGGCTGCGGCAAGTGCGAGGCGGCCTGCCCCCAGCATCTCCCCGTAAGGGAGGGGCTCAGGGACGTGGCGGGTCTGCTGGAGAGGCTCGTCTGA
- a CDS encoding AAA family ATPase, which produces MNASDLIYGRRVESARIEYKKGWNPAKVLHTMCAFANDVEGWGGGYIIIGVDFESGRPEIVGIDENTVDSINKELIGMGNLMEPRYIPIADLEHVDGKDVFLIWVPAGDRRPYSCPVSYSRERKSGERAYYIRRLASTIRADRDDERMLFEASRNNPFDECINPDARIDDLRPSLIRDYLYRVGSDLYRKATDEPIERLADLMRIAGGPPEDRRPLNVGMMFFNDEPDRFLPGAYVEVVHKPKPSGEGMSVWRFTGPVDRQIIESIRFLENTFVTERVYKTNDPQARRVLSYPPKAIRELLVNAVYHKSYEMREPVVVTVTPECMEFLNYPGPSPSITDEDIRNNRLNVSAYRNRRTGEYLKELELAEARFTGIPLVIESLERNGSPPLRILTDPLRTYFKAVLGIHPDFLEQAEYDDSPIEDRIASVLRSSGCLSLREISQSLGYKGINKTVSEAVKGMISEGRLEYLIPDKPRSPKQRICLRR; this is translated from the coding sequence GTGAACGCATCGGACCTCATCTATGGCAGAAGGGTGGAGAGCGCCAGGATCGAATACAAGAAAGGATGGAATCCGGCCAAGGTGCTCCACACAATGTGTGCATTCGCTAACGATGTGGAGGGCTGGGGCGGGGGATACATCATCATAGGCGTGGACTTCGAGTCCGGAAGACCGGAGATCGTCGGAATAGACGAAAACACAGTCGACTCCATCAACAAAGAGCTGATCGGCATGGGCAATCTGATGGAGCCCAGATACATCCCGATAGCGGATCTGGAGCACGTGGACGGGAAAGATGTATTCCTGATCTGGGTACCGGCAGGGGACCGCAGACCGTACAGCTGTCCGGTCTCATACTCCAGGGAGAGGAAGAGCGGAGAGCGCGCCTACTACATCCGCAGACTGGCAAGCACCATCCGGGCAGACAGGGACGATGAGAGGATGCTGTTCGAGGCGTCCAGGAACAACCCCTTCGACGAATGCATCAACCCGGATGCCAGGATCGACGACCTGAGGCCGTCTCTGATCCGTGACTACCTGTACCGTGTCGGCAGCGACCTCTACAGGAAGGCGACAGACGAACCCATAGAGAGGCTGGCAGACCTGATGAGAATCGCGGGAGGGCCTCCCGAGGACCGCCGCCCCCTGAACGTGGGCATGATGTTCTTCAACGATGAACCGGACCGTTTCCTGCCAGGTGCATATGTGGAGGTCGTTCACAAACCGAAGCCCTCGGGAGAAGGTATGTCCGTCTGGCGCTTCACAGGGCCTGTGGACCGCCAGATCATAGAATCCATCAGGTTCCTGGAGAACACCTTCGTCACCGAACGCGTTTACAAGACAAACGACCCACAGGCGAGGAGGGTGCTGAGCTATCCTCCCAAGGCCATAAGGGAACTGCTGGTCAACGCCGTGTACCACAAGAGCTACGAGATGAGGGAACCCGTGGTCGTGACCGTCACTCCTGAGTGCATGGAGTTCCTGAACTACCCTGGCCCGTCCCCATCCATCACAGATGAGGACATACGGAACAACCGTCTCAACGTGAGCGCGTACAGGAACAGACGCACGGGCGAGTACCTGAAGGAACTGGAACTCGCCGAGGCCCGTTTCACGGGGATACCTCTGGTCATCGAGTCCCTCGAGAGGAACGGGTCGCCACCGTTGAGGATCCTCACAGACCCGTTGCGCACGTACTTCAAAGCGGTGCTCGGCATCCACCCGGACTTCCTGGAACAGGCGGAGTACGATGATTCGCCCATCGAGGACCGCATAGCCTCCGTGCTCAGATCCTCGGGATGCCTGTCCTTGCGCGAGATATCCCAGTCGCTCGGTTACAAAGGCATCAACAAGACCGTTTCCGAAGCCGTCAAGGGGATGATCTCCGAGGGCCGTCTCGAGTACCTCATTCCGGACAAGCCCCGCTCGCCCAAACAGAGGATATGCCTACGCAGATGA
- a CDS encoding epoxyqueuosine reductase, whose product MDGLKRRVGEWIAGFSEGYCAERGLETIWREPMVGLADAGSPMFPELRVVAHPSHKVPQDYLPGARTVISYFMPFVRDVVGDNAGGERPVASWSHAYSLTNAMCAEMNRFIASQVEAMGFRAAVPEDAGTIIDGTYSVWSQRHVARIAGLGNFGVNGMLITEAGCAGRFFSVVTDIQCAHDAPCLEERCLFRIDGSCGRCMRACPVSALTGDGFRRDACLERCTENVPLTGEQICGKCLCAMPCSMRDPSK is encoded by the coding sequence TCTCGGAGGGCTACTGCGCCGAGCGCGGACTGGAGACGATCTGGAGGGAGCCCATGGTCGGGCTGGCGGACGCTGGGTCCCCGATGTTCCCCGAGCTGAGGGTCGTGGCGCACCCGTCGCACAAGGTCCCCCAGGACTACCTCCCCGGCGCGAGGACCGTGATATCCTACTTCATGCCGTTCGTCCGCGATGTTGTCGGTGACAACGCCGGCGGCGAGCGCCCCGTCGCGTCGTGGTCCCATGCATACTCCCTGACCAACGCCATGTGCGCGGAGATGAACAGGTTCATCGCTTCCCAGGTGGAGGCGATGGGGTTCCGCGCCGCGGTGCCGGAGGACGCCGGGACGATCATCGATGGGACGTACAGCGTCTGGTCCCAGAGGCACGTCGCCCGCATTGCGGGCCTCGGGAACTTCGGGGTCAACGGGATGCTCATCACCGAAGCCGGGTGCGCCGGGAGGTTCTTCTCCGTGGTGACGGACATCCAATGCGCGCACGACGCCCCCTGTCTCGAGGAGAGATGCCTCTTCAGGATCGACGGCTCATGCGGAAGGTGCATGAGAGCCTGTCCCGTGTCCGCGCTGACCGGGGACGGCTTCAGGAGGGACGCCTGTCTGGAGAGGTGCACGGAGAACGTGCCGCTCACAGGGGAGCAGATCTGCGGGAAGTGCCTCTGCGCCATGCCATGCTCGATGCGCGACCCGTCGAAGTGA